The Pirellulales bacterium genome contains a region encoding:
- a CDS encoding DinB family protein, translated as MADRVEFACEIDDSVPTTRDTLLVALEKTHRDVTGLWQRLGADEFFTLPADRGWSPAGNLVHLVGALTPVTMALKLPRFVPWLLFGRPSKPSRAFVELRDAYLGKLGQGATAGRFAAQRRPPPANPIAARDALVARWQPAVPKLCAALRRWDDAALDRYRLPHPILGKLSVREMLYFTVYHLRHHAEIVAARFPRAN; from the coding sequence ATGGCTGACCGTGTCGAGTTCGCATGCGAGATCGACGACAGCGTTCCCACGACGCGCGATACGCTGTTGGTCGCGCTGGAGAAAACGCATCGTGACGTAACGGGCCTCTGGCAGCGCCTCGGTGCCGATGAATTCTTTACGCTGCCGGCCGATCGGGGTTGGTCTCCGGCCGGCAATCTCGTACACCTTGTCGGTGCCCTAACCCCCGTCACGATGGCTCTGAAGCTGCCGCGTTTCGTCCCGTGGCTACTATTTGGACGTCCCAGCAAGCCATCGCGCGCGTTCGTCGAGTTGCGCGATGCGTATCTCGGAAAATTGGGCCAGGGGGCCACGGCGGGCCGTTTCGCCGCCCAGCGTCGGCCGCCGCCGGCGAATCCGATCGCCGCGCGAGATGCTCTGGTCGCGCGCTGGCAGCCGGCCGTGCCCAAACTGTGCGCCGCGCTGCGCCGCTGGGATGACGCAGCGCTCGATCGATACCGGCTGCCGCACCCCATTCTCGGCAAGCTTTCCGTGCGCGAAATGCTGTACTTCACGGTGTACCATCTCAGGCATCATGCCGAGATTGTCGCCGCGCGCTTTCCTCGTGCGAATTAA